In one window of Mus pahari chromosome 3, PAHARI_EIJ_v1.1, whole genome shotgun sequence DNA:
- the Sstr4 gene encoding somatostatin receptor type 4 has protein sequence MNAPPATLPPGVEDTTWTPGINASWAPDEEEEDAVGSDGTGTAGMVTIQCIYALVCLVGLVGNALVIFVILRYAKMKTATNIYLLNLAVADELFMLSVPFVASAAALRHWPFGAVLCRAVLSVDGLNMFTSVFCLTVLSVDRYVAVVHPLRAATYRRPSVAKLINLGVWLASLLVTLPIAVFADTRPARGGEAVACNLHWPHPAWSAVFVIYTFLLGFLLPVLAIGLCYLLIVGKMRAVALRAGWQQRRRSEKKITRLVLMVVTVFVLCWMPFYVVQLLNLFVTSLDATVNHVSLILSYANSCANPILYGFLSDNFRRSFQRVLCLRCCLLETTGGAEEEPLDYYATALKSRGGAGCICPPLPCQQEPMQAEPGCKQVPFTKTTTF, from the coding sequence ATGAACGCGCCGCCGGCAACTCTGCCTCCGGGGGTCGAAGACAccacctggacccctgggatcaATGCCAGCTGGGCTccggacgaggaggaggaggatgcggTGGGATCCGACGGCACAGGGACAGCGGGCATGGTCACTATCCAGTGCATCTATGCTCTCGTGTGTCTGGTGGGCCTGGTGGGAAACGCCCTGGTCATCTTCGTGATCCTACGCTATGCCAAGATGAAGACAGCCACCAACATCTACCTACTCAACCTGGCCGTCGCTGATGAGCTCTTCATGCTCAGCGTGCCATTCGTGGCCTCGGCGGCTGCCCTGCGCCACTGGCCGTTCGGGGCGGTGCTGTGCCGCGCAGTGCTTAGCGTGGATGGCCTGAACATGTTCACTAGTGTCTTCTGCCTCACCGTGCTCAGCGTGGACCGCTATGTGGCTGTCGTGCACCCTCTGCGCGCCGCCACCTACCGGCGGCCCAGCGTGGCCAAGCTAATCAACCTGGGAGTGTGGCTAGCATCCTTGCTGGTCACTCTGCCCATCGCAGTCTTCGCTGACACCAGGCCGGCTCGTGGGGGTGAGGCCGTGGCTTGCAACCTGCACTGGCCTCACCCGGCCTGGTCTGCGGTCTTTGTCATCTATACTTTCTTGTTGGGCTTCCTACTCCCGGTTCTGGCCATCGGATTATGTTACCTGCTTATTGTGGGCAAGATGCGTGCTGTGGCCCTGCGGGCTGGCTGGCAACAACGGAGGCGCTCAGAGAAGAAGATCACTAGGCTCGTACTAATGGTGGTGACCGTCTTTGTGCTATGCTGGATGCCGTTCTATGTGGTGCAGCTTCTGAACCTGTTTGTCACCAGCCTCGATGCCACTGTCAACCATGTGTCCCTCATCCTAAGCTATGCCAACAGCTGTGCCAACCCCATTCTCTATGGCTTCCTCTCTGACAACTTCCGGCGCTCTTTCCAGCGGGTTCTGTGCCTGCGCTGCTGTCTCCTGGAAACAACTGGAGGTGCTGAGGAAGAGCCCCTGGACTACTATGCCACTGCTCTCAAAAGCAGAGGGGGCGCAGGGTGCAtatgccctcccctgccctgccagcAGGAGCCCATGCAAGCAGAACCTGGCTGCAAGCAAGTCCCTTTCACCAAGACCACTACTTTCTGA
- the Thbd gene encoding thrombomodulin, which produces MLGIFFLGVLAPASLGLSALAKLQPTGSQCVEHECFALFQGPVTFLDASQACQRLQGHLMTVRSSVAADVISLLLSQSSMRSQPWIGLQLPQGCGDPVHLGPLRGFQWVTGDNHTSYSRWARPNDQSAPLCGPLCVTVSTATETASGEPAWEEKPCETETESFLCEFYFTASCRPLTVNTRDPETAHISSTYNTPFGVSGADFQTVPVGSSAAVEPLGLELVCRAPPGTSEGHWAREATGAWNCSVENGGCEYLCNRSTNEPRCLCPNDMDLQADGRSCARPVVQSCNELCEHFCVSNAEVPGSYSCMCETGYQLAADGHRCEDVDDCKQGPNPCPQLCVNTKGGFECFCYEGYELVDGECVELLDPCFGSNCEFQCQPVSSTEYRCICAPGFAPKPDEPHKCEMFCNETSCPADCDPNSPTVCECPEGFILDDGSICTDIDECSQDECSPSECRNFPGSYECICGPDTALAGQISKECDPTPVREDTYTKDEEGSGEPPVSPTPASPTGPPSARPVHSGVLIGISIASLSLVVALLALLCHLRKKQGAARAELEYKCASSAKEVVLQHVRTDRTLQKF; this is translated from the coding sequence ATGCTTGGGATTTTCTTTCTGGGTGTGCTGGCTCCAGCTAGCCTGGGGCTCTCCGCACTAGCCAAGCTGCAGCCCACAGGCAGTCAATGCGTGGAGCACGAGTGCTTCGCGCTTTTCCAGGGCCCCGTGACCTTCCTCGATGCCAGCCAGGCCTGCCAGCGCCTGCAAGGACATTTGATGACAGTGCGCTCCTCAGTGGCTGCCGATGTCATCTCCCTTCTGCTGAGCCAGAGCAGTATGCGCTCACAGCCCTGGATCGGTTTACAGCTCCCGCAGGGCTGTGGCGACCCGGTGCATCTCGGGCCCCTGCGCGGCTTCCAGTGGGTTACTGGGGATAACCACACCAGTTACAGCAGGTGGGCGCGGCCCAACGACCAGTCGGCTCCACTCTGTGGCCCGCTGTGCGTCACGGTCTCGACAGCAACAGAAACTGCATCGGGCGAGCCGGCCTGGGAAGAGAAGCCATGCGAGACCGAGACCGAGAGTTTCCTCTGCGAGTTTTACTTCACAGCTTCCTGCAGGCCTCTGACGGTGAATACCCGCGATCCTGAGACTGCCCATATCTCTAGTACCTACAACACCCCGTTCGGGGTCAGTGGTGCGGACTTTCAAACGGTGCCGGTAGGCAGTTCTGCTGCGGTGGAGCCCCTTGGCTTGGAGCTGGTGTGCAGGGCCCCTCCCGGAACTTCAGAGGGACACTGGGCTCGGGAAGCGACAGGAGCCTGGAACTGCAGCGTGGAGAATGGTGGCTGCGAGTACTTGTGCAATAGGAGCACGAATGAACCCCGATGCCTCTGCCCCAACGACATGGACCTGCAGGCCGATGGACGTTCGTGCGCAAGACCTGTGGTTCAATCGTGCAACGAACTCTGCGAGCATTTTTGCGTCAGCAACGCTGAAGTGCCAGGCTCTTACTCCTGTATGTGTGAAACAGGCTACCAGTTGGCTGCAGATGGACACCGGTGTGAGGACGTGGATGACTGTAAGCAGGGGCCCAATCCATGCCCCCAGCTCTGTGTTAACACCAAGGGCGGCTTCGAATGCTTCTGCTATGAAGGCTATGAATTGGTGGATGGAGAGTGCGTGGAGCTCCTGGATCCGTGTTTCGGATCTAACTGCGAGTTTCAGTGTCAGCCAGTGAGCTCTACAGAGTACCGTTGCATCTGTGCTCCGGGTTTCGCACCCAAGCCGGATGAACCGCACAAGTGCGAAATGTTCTGCAATGAAACTTCGTGCCCAGCAGACTGTGACCCTAACTCCCCTACTGTTTGTGAATGCCCTGAAGGCTTCATCCTGGACGACGGTTCCATATGCACGGACATTGATGAGTGCAGTCAAGATGAATGCTCCCCCAGTGAATGTCGAAACTTTCCTGGCTCCTATGAGTGCATCTGCGGACCTGACACAGCCCTTGCTGGTCAGATTAGTAAGGAGTGTGACCCCACCCCTGTTAGGGAAGACACCTACACCAAGGACGAGGAGGGCTCTGGGGAACCTCCAGTCAGCCCTACGCCAGCCTCTCCGACAGGCCCCCCTTCTGCAAGGCCAGTGCATTCTGGCGTGCTCATTGGCATCTCCATTGCCAGCCTGTCCCTGGTGGTGGCGCTTTTGGCGCTTCTCTGTCACCTGCGCAAGAAGCAGGGCGCTGCTCGCGCAGAGCTGGAGTACAAGTGCGCATCTTCCGCCAAGGAGGTAGTGCTGCAGCACGTGAGGACTGATCGGACTCTGCAGAAGTTCTGA